In Actinoplanes derwentensis, the following proteins share a genomic window:
- a CDS encoding acyl carrier protein yields the protein METGLNATERTVRSVWAEVLQCETSAIAVDMDIMDVGGSVELIQIILELNEAFDSELPLDVLLDRTTVRSMAAVFDNPPR from the coding sequence ATGGAAACGGGCCTGAATGCCACCGAGCGGACTGTGCGGTCCGTGTGGGCCGAGGTTCTCCAGTGCGAGACTTCGGCCATCGCGGTCGACATGGACATCATGGATGTGGGGGGCTCCGTGGAGCTCATCCAAATCATACTCGAATTGAATGAGGCATTCGACTCCGAGCTGCCCCTGGACGTCCTGCTCGATAGGACCACGGTCCGATCGATGGCAGCCGTTTTCGACAACCCTCCCCGTTAG
- a CDS encoding MupA/Atu3671 family FMN-dependent luciferase-like monooxygenase, whose translation MDFSLFYFADGDASSAQGYRLLLDGARFADANGLVAVWTPERHFHPFGGRYPNPAVTGAAVAAITERVQIRAGSVVGPLHHPARIVEDWSVVDNLSNGRVGISLASGWSPADFVLRPDAYADRGQRVLDAVTEISTIWRGGGFVGTDGKGAEVTTSVYPRPVQRTLPIWLTSAGRSETFKNAGRLGVGVLTHLIGQDLDRLAESIAAYRAARVRHGHAGRGHVALMLHTFLAADVDEARDIVRAPFSRYLRSNFSLVEKSFGRFASRQPTAADIEILIDRSFERYFQTAGLFGSIDDVRPMVNRLAQAGVDEVAALIDFGVDHQMVLDSLPLLAELQEASIKN comes from the coding sequence GTGGACTTCAGTTTGTTCTACTTCGCGGACGGCGACGCCTCGTCGGCGCAGGGATACCGGCTGCTTTTGGACGGTGCCCGATTCGCTGATGCAAACGGGCTCGTGGCTGTGTGGACCCCCGAACGGCATTTCCATCCATTTGGCGGCCGATATCCGAACCCGGCGGTCACCGGTGCGGCGGTGGCCGCGATAACCGAGAGGGTGCAGATTCGGGCAGGCAGCGTGGTCGGTCCGCTGCACCATCCGGCTCGGATCGTCGAGGATTGGTCGGTGGTCGACAATCTGTCAAACGGCCGGGTGGGTATTTCCCTCGCATCCGGCTGGAGCCCTGCCGATTTCGTCCTGCGCCCCGACGCCTATGCCGACCGCGGCCAGCGGGTGCTGGACGCGGTGACAGAAATCAGCACGATCTGGCGCGGCGGCGGTTTCGTCGGAACCGACGGCAAAGGTGCCGAGGTCACCACGTCCGTGTATCCGCGCCCGGTGCAGCGCACCCTTCCGATCTGGCTCACCAGCGCCGGGCGCTCGGAGACATTCAAGAACGCGGGGCGGCTCGGCGTGGGAGTGCTCACCCATCTGATCGGCCAGGACCTGGACCGGCTCGCGGAGTCCATCGCCGCCTACCGGGCAGCCCGGGTACGGCACGGGCATGCCGGGCGCGGGCACGTCGCCCTGATGCTGCACACTTTCCTCGCCGCCGATGTCGACGAGGCGCGGGACATCGTCCGGGCGCCCTTCTCGCGCTATCTACGCAGCAACTTCAGTCTGGTGGAGAAGAGTTTCGGACGGTTTGCCTCTCGTCAGCCCACTGCTGCGGACATCGAAATCCTCATCGATCGTTCCTTCGAGCGGTATTTCCAAACCGCCGGGCTGTTCGGATCTATCGACGACGTGCGTCCGATGGTTAACCGGCTTGCCCAGGCGGGGGTGGACGAGGTCGCCGCGCTAATCGATTTCGGAGTCGACCATCAGATGGTGCTCGACAGCCTCCCCCTGCTGGCGGAGTTGCAGGAAGCATCGATCAAGAATTAA
- a CDS encoding condensation domain-containing protein: MIVAKEGPVTFGQLSVLRSVEHLGPPGPVDANTAQFWELPAGIGAAAVESAWNLVVEANESLRTTYSRVDSIDPRQRVGIHARASLPVIDASGWDLAPGWWTTLPPAQEPFDVGVEPPCRAAVVQREGGVTGLIAVFHHVAADDTGMRSAASQFRACLAGDTVQVPAQPLELAEAERGATRRHEMALAFWTQRWASFVPADRQGTDRTPRSQATLFSTRSQAAATAVSSRLGVSLQAVALSAGYLALFRTTGRSATTFGLMASNRFKRRWATMVTSMNQLAPLTAVDRPEQPAGEFVRLVYAGSMEAYSNAEYSVDALGEHLRAAGQPAPHPLEFDCYFNFLGDSPADFPPDHPAVTAISWERPRRQSGPAFHLAMSTGAGLTITLRASRSYLGTEGIPRMLGAMEAILLQLAADDTATLADLRPDPVRDLHGFSFDDGRLR; the protein is encoded by the coding sequence TTGATCGTCGCGAAGGAAGGGCCCGTCACCTTCGGGCAGCTGTCCGTTCTGCGATCCGTCGAACATCTGGGGCCGCCCGGCCCGGTGGACGCCAATACCGCGCAATTCTGGGAACTACCCGCAGGTATCGGGGCCGCCGCGGTGGAGAGCGCCTGGAACCTTGTCGTAGAGGCTAACGAATCGCTACGGACGACGTATTCGCGTGTCGATTCGATCGACCCTCGGCAACGGGTCGGGATTCACGCCAGAGCCTCGCTACCGGTCATTGACGCCTCAGGATGGGATCTGGCACCGGGCTGGTGGACAACGCTGCCGCCGGCCCAGGAACCCTTCGATGTAGGCGTCGAGCCGCCATGCCGGGCCGCGGTAGTCCAGCGCGAAGGCGGGGTGACCGGTCTGATCGCGGTGTTCCACCACGTCGCCGCCGACGACACAGGCATGCGGTCGGCTGCCTCGCAGTTCCGGGCCTGCCTGGCCGGCGACACCGTGCAGGTCCCGGCCCAACCGCTTGAGCTCGCCGAAGCCGAGCGCGGTGCTACGCGCCGGCACGAGATGGCCCTGGCGTTCTGGACCCAGCGGTGGGCGTCGTTCGTCCCTGCCGACCGGCAGGGCACCGACCGCACTCCACGCAGTCAGGCCACGCTGTTCTCCACCCGATCGCAGGCGGCGGCCACCGCGGTCAGTTCCCGTCTCGGCGTCTCCCTGCAGGCGGTGGCGCTGTCGGCGGGCTACCTCGCGTTGTTCCGGACGACTGGCAGGTCAGCGACGACGTTCGGCCTGATGGCGTCGAACCGCTTCAAGAGGCGGTGGGCAACCATGGTCACGTCCATGAATCAGCTTGCTCCCCTCACTGCGGTGGATCGCCCGGAGCAACCAGCGGGTGAGTTCGTCCGGCTGGTCTATGCGGGCAGCATGGAGGCCTACAGCAACGCCGAGTACAGCGTCGATGCTCTCGGCGAACACCTTCGTGCTGCCGGCCAGCCGGCGCCGCACCCGCTGGAATTCGACTGCTACTTCAACTTCCTCGGCGACAGCCCGGCCGATTTCCCGCCAGACCATCCTGCGGTGACCGCCATCTCATGGGAGCGTCCCCGCCGCCAGAGCGGACCGGCTTTCCACCTCGCAATGAGCACCGGAGCGGGCCTGACCATCACGCTGAGGGCTAGTCGGTCCTATCTCGGAACGGAAGGGATCCCACGGATGCTGGGCGCCATGGAGGCGATTCTGCTACAGCTCGCCGCCGACGACACCGCGACACTCGCCGACCTTCGTCCGGACCCGGTCCGTGATCTGCACGGATTCAGCTTCGACGACGGCCGGTTGCGATGA